A single region of the Triticum dicoccoides isolate Atlit2015 ecotype Zavitan chromosome 2B, WEW_v2.0, whole genome shotgun sequence genome encodes:
- the LOC119364872 gene encoding ammonium transporter 1 member 1: MSATCAADLAPLLGAAAMNATDYLCNRFADTTSAVDSTYLLFSAYLVFAMQLGFAMLCAGSVRAKNTMNIMLTNVLDAAAGALFYYLFGFAFAFGTPSNGFIGKHFFGLKDMPQTGFDYSFFLFQWAFAIAAAGITSGSIAERTQFVAYLIYSAFLTGFVYPVVSHWIWSVDGWASAARTSGPLLFKSGVIDFAGSGVVHMVGGIAGFWGALIEGPRIGRFDHAGRSVALKGHSASLVVLGTFLLWFGWYGFNPGSFVTILKSYGPPGSINGQWSGVGRTAVTTTLAGSVAALTTLFGKRLQTGHWNVVDVCNGLLGGFAAITAGCSVVDPWAAVICGFVSAWVLIGLNALAGRLKYDDPLEAAQLHGGCGAWGIIFTALFAKKQYVEEIYGAGRPYGLFLGGGGRLLAAHIVQILVIAGFVSCTMGPLFFALKKLGLLRISAEDEMAGMDLTRHGGFAYVYHDDDEHDKSVGGFMLRSAQTRVEPAAAANSQV, translated from the coding sequence ATGTCGGCGACGTGCGCGGCGGACCTGGCGCCGCtgctgggcgcggcggcgatgaACGCCACGGACTACCTGTGCAACAGGTTCGCCGACACCACGTCGGCGGTGGACTCGACCTACCTGCTCTTCTCGGCCTACCTCGTATTCGCCATGCAGCTCGGCTTCGCCATGCTCTGCGCCGGCTCCGTCCGGGCCAAGAACACCATGAACATCATGCTCACCAACGtgctcgacgccgccgccggcgcGCTCTTCTACTACCTCTTCGGCTTCGCCTTCGCCTTCGGCACGCCCTCCAACGGCTTCATCgggaagcacttcttcggcctcaaGGACATGCCGCAGACCGGCTTCGACTACAGCTTCTTCCTCTTCCAGTGGGccttcgccatcgccgccgccggcaTCACCTCCGGCTCCATCGCCGAGAGGACGCAGTTCGTCGCCTACCTCATCTACTCGGCGTTCCTTACGGGATTCGTCTACCCGGTCGTGTCCCACTGGATCTGGTCTGTGGACGGCTGGGCCTCCGCGGCCCGCACGTCCGGCCcgctgctcttcaagtccggcgtgATCGACTTCGCCGGCTCCGGCGTCGTGCACATGGTCGGCGGCATCGCCGGCTTCTGGGGCGCGCTCATCGAGGGGCCCCGCATCGGCCGGTTCGACCACGCCGGCCGCTCGGTGGCGCTCAAGGGCCACAGCGCGTCGCTCGTCGTGCTGGGGACCTTCCTGCTCTGGTTCGGCTGGTACGGGTTCAACCCGGGGTCCTTCGTCACCATCCTCAAGTCGTACGGGCCGCCCGGGAGCATCAACGGGCAGTGGTCGGGCGTGGGCCGCACCGCCGTGACGACGACGCTGGCGGGCAGCGTGGCGGCGCTCACGACGCTCTTCGGGAAGCGGCTCCAGACGGGGCACTGGAACGTGGTGGACGTCTGCAACGGCCTGCTCGGCGGGTTCGCGGCCATCACAGCCGGGTGCAGCGTGGTCGACCCGTGGGCCGCCGTCATCTGCGGGTTCGTCTCCGCCTGGGTGCTCATCGGGCTCAACGCGCTCGCCGGCCGCCTCAAGTACGACGACCCTCTGGAGGCCGCGCAGCTGCACGGCGGCTGCGGCGCGTGGGGGATCATCTTCACGGCGCTGTTCGCGAAGAAGCAGTACGTGGAGGAGATCTACGGCGCCGGCAGGCCGTACGGGCTGTTcctgggcggcggcgggcggctgctcGCGGCGCACATCGTGCAGATCCTCGTGATCGCCGGGTTCGTGAGCTGCACCATGGGCCCGCTCTTCTTCGCGCTCAAGAAGCTGGGCCTGCTCCGCATCTCGGCCGAGGACGAGATGGCCGGCATGGACCTGACCCGGCACGGCGGGTTCGCCTACGTCTACCACGACGACGACGAGCACGACAAGTCGGTTGGTGGCTTCATGCTCAGGTCGGCGCAGACCCGCGTCGAGCCGGCGGCCGCGGCCAACAGCCAGGTCTAA